Proteins encoded by one window of Blautia luti:
- a CDS encoding glutamine synthetase III produces the protein MGEYINVVETFGCDVFNDSVMQARLPKKIYKELKKTIEEGKELSMEIADVVAHEMKEWAIEKGATHYSHWFQPLTGVTAEKHDAFITAPMDNGKVLMSFSGKELIKGEPDASSFPSGGLRATFEARGYTAWDCTSPAFVRHDAAGGTLCIPTAFCSYTGEALDQKTPLLRSMEAINTQALRLLRLFGNTTSKKVTPSVGAEQEYFLVDKEKWLQRKDLIYTGRTLFGAMPPKGQEMDDHYFGSIRQRISAYMKEVNEECWKLGIPAKTQHNEVAPAQHELAPIYAPVNIAADQNQMMMRILKKVASRHGMRCVLHEKPFAGVNGSGKHNNWSLTTDDGINLLDPGKTPHENIQFLLVLTCILKAVDEHADLLRESAADVGNDQRLGGHEAPPAVISVFLGEQLEDVLEQLVSTGTATHSKKGSKLETGVKTLPDFMKDATDRNRTSPFAFTGNKFEFRMVGSRDSISACNVVLNTITAEVFKEACDRLEKAPDFELAVHDLIKEYATDHQKIVFNGNGYAPEWEKEAKRRGLPILPSMVDAIPALTTEKAVKLFESFDVFSRAELESRAEIKYEIYSKAINIEAKTMIDMATKQIIPAVIRYTTVLGESINTVKTAGEGLIDVSVQLDLLKKASKLLKATNSAMSKLSKLVEKTPEYAEGRDRAVFCREKVVPAMEALREPVDELEMIVDKEMWPMPSYGDLVFEV, from the coding sequence ATGGGTGAGTATATCAATGTAGTAGAGACTTTTGGATGTGACGTGTTTAATGATTCCGTCATGCAGGCACGACTCCCGAAGAAAATCTACAAAGAATTGAAAAAAACCATAGAAGAAGGCAAAGAACTGTCTATGGAGATTGCAGATGTAGTAGCACACGAAATGAAAGAATGGGCCATTGAAAAGGGTGCCACACACTACAGCCACTGGTTCCAGCCTCTTACAGGCGTGACAGCAGAGAAACACGATGCCTTTATCACAGCTCCGATGGATAATGGTAAAGTTCTGATGTCTTTCTCCGGAAAAGAACTGATCAAAGGGGAACCGGATGCATCTTCCTTCCCGTCCGGCGGATTAAGAGCGACTTTCGAGGCGAGAGGATACACAGCATGGGACTGCACATCACCGGCATTTGTACGTCATGATGCAGCAGGTGGAACGCTCTGTATTCCTACTGCATTTTGTTCCTATACAGGAGAAGCACTTGACCAGAAGACACCGCTGCTCCGTTCTATGGAAGCGATCAACACCCAGGCCCTCCGTCTGCTCAGACTTTTTGGAAATACAACTTCCAAGAAAGTAACTCCATCCGTAGGTGCAGAGCAGGAATATTTCCTGGTAGATAAAGAAAAATGGCTTCAGAGAAAAGACCTGATCTACACAGGCAGAACACTGTTCGGTGCCATGCCTCCTAAGGGACAGGAGATGGATGACCATTATTTCGGAAGTATCCGTCAGAGAATTTCCGCATATATGAAAGAAGTAAACGAAGAATGCTGGAAACTTGGTATCCCTGCCAAGACACAGCACAATGAGGTTGCTCCTGCACAGCATGAACTTGCACCGATCTATGCACCGGTCAACATCGCAGCAGACCAGAACCAGATGATGATGCGTATCCTTAAAAAGGTTGCCAGCCGCCATGGAATGCGCTGTGTCCTTCATGAGAAACCATTTGCAGGTGTGAACGGGTCCGGTAAGCATAACAACTGGTCTCTTACCACAGATGACGGAATCAATCTTCTGGATCCGGGCAAAACACCTCATGAAAATATTCAGTTCCTTCTGGTCCTCACCTGTATCCTGAAAGCAGTAGATGAACATGCAGATCTTCTGCGTGAATCTGCGGCAGATGTGGGAAATGACCAGAGACTTGGCGGCCATGAGGCACCGCCGGCAGTGATTTCCGTATTTCTTGGAGAGCAGCTTGAGGATGTTCTGGAGCAGCTGGTCAGCACAGGAACAGCAACTCACAGTAAAAAGGGAAGTAAGCTGGAAACAGGTGTTAAGACGCTGCCTGATTTCATGAAGGATGCCACAGACCGTAACCGTACTTCACCTTTTGCTTTCACAGGAAATAAATTTGAATTCCGTATGGTAGGCTCAAGAGATTCTATTTCTGCATGTAACGTAGTCCTGAACACGATCACAGCAGAAGTATTTAAGGAAGCATGTGACCGTCTGGAAAAAGCTCCTGATTTCGAACTGGCGGTACATGACCTGATCAAAGAATATGCCACAGATCATCAGAAGATCGTATTTAACGGAAATGGCTATGCACCGGAATGGGAGAAAGAAGCAAAACGCCGCGGACTTCCGATCCTTCCGAGCATGGTAGATGCAATCCCTGCACTTACTACAGAGAAGGCAGTGAAACTCTTTGAATCTTTTGATGTATTTTCAAGAGCTGAGCTTGAATCACGTGCAGAGATTAAATATGAGATTTACTCTAAAGCAATCAATATTGAAGCAAAGACAATGATTGATATGGCAACCAAGCAGATCATTCCGGCAGTTATCAGATATACCACTGTTCTTGGCGAATCGATCAATACAGTGAAAACAGCGGGCGAGGGACTGATCGATGTAAGTGTTCAGCTTGATCTGCTCAAGAAAGCATCAAAACTCTTAAAGGCTACAAACAGTGCCATGAGTAAGCTGAGCAAACTGGTTGAGAAGACCCCGGAATATGCAGAGGGACGGGACAGAGCCGTATTCTGCAGAGAAAAGGTGGTTCCTGCAATGGAAGCTTTACGTGAGCCTGTGGATGAACTGGAAATGATCGTAGATAAGGAAATGTGGCCGATGCCTTCTTATGGAGATCTTGTATTTGAAGTATAA
- a CDS encoding diacylglycerol/lipid kinase family protein, with product MNKKMLFVFNPKAGKGKIKTNLLEIVDIFNKGGYEVTIYSTQKPRDAYEKAKEYEDKVDLIVCSGGDGTLDEVVTGIMEKKSSVPIGYIPAGSTNDFANSLFMPKSMTEAASMIMEEELYHCDIGRFNNQSFTYIAAFGLFTDVAYQTDQDLKNILGHVAYLLEGVKRLFDIKSYHMKIESEEVNAEDDFIFGMVTNSRSVGGFKNLTGKNVDMNDGLFEVTMIKQPKNPLELQEIMTAMLTAEDNTDMIYSFKSASVTLTSEEAVPWTLDGEFGGSHTQIEIENCHEALNLYLKSTKNEETKSIGISPLINKKEK from the coding sequence ATGAACAAAAAAATGCTCTTTGTTTTCAACCCCAAAGCAGGCAAAGGCAAGATCAAAACCAACCTGCTTGAAATTGTAGATATATTCAACAAAGGCGGCTACGAAGTCACTATCTATTCCACACAGAAACCAAGAGATGCTTACGAAAAAGCCAAAGAATACGAAGATAAAGTAGACCTCATCGTATGCAGTGGCGGCGATGGCACACTCGACGAAGTAGTCACCGGAATCATGGAGAAAAAAAGCTCCGTTCCCATCGGATACATTCCGGCAGGAAGCACCAACGATTTTGCAAATAGTCTTTTTATGCCGAAGAGCATGACAGAAGCAGCCTCCATGATCATGGAAGAAGAACTTTATCATTGTGATATCGGCAGATTCAATAACCAGAGCTTTACATATATAGCAGCTTTCGGTCTATTCACAGATGTAGCCTATCAGACAGATCAGGATCTCAAGAACATTCTGGGACATGTAGCTTATCTTCTGGAGGGAGTCAAACGACTTTTCGATATCAAATCATACCATATGAAAATTGAATCAGAAGAAGTAAATGCAGAAGATGATTTCATTTTTGGAATGGTCACAAACTCCAGATCCGTGGGAGGATTTAAGAATCTTACCGGCAAAAATGTAGATATGAATGATGGTCTTTTTGAAGTGACCATGATCAAACAGCCAAAGAATCCGCTGGAATTACAGGAAATCATGACCGCCATGCTGACAGCAGAGGACAACACAGATATGATCTATTCCTTTAAATCAGCCAGCGTAACCCTTACATCAGAGGAAGCAGTACCCTGGACTCTGGATGGTGAATTCGGAGGCAGCCATACACAGATAGAGATCGAGAACTGCCACGAAGCACTGAATTTATATCTTAAAAGCACCAAGAATGAGGAAACCAAGTCAATTGGCATTTCCCCGTTAATAAATAAAAAGGAGAAATAA